CCATTATAACTGTAAACACGCGCAGGATTACCGTCTGTGGCAGCAAAGGATGATCCGATTGACGAATCGAAGGATACCGTGGGCAACTGCTCCCATTTTCCGGTCAGTCGGTTGTAGCCTCTAACCTGACCATAATCATAGCTGGCGCTGTGTCCGCTGACCTGTGGAACCGTAAATGTCCATGAGGTAATGGTTGCACCATCTACACCATCTTCAATAATCGTCGATTCCGGGCCGGTCAAGGTCATGCCTCCGCCACGGCTTGGATCGGCAACAAAGAAGATAATCGCCGCCCATGAAGACTCAGCGCCGGTACTGTCTACCGCTTTGACACGAACCGTATTTTTCCCGAGGGGATAGGTCTGTGTTTCAGCATTTCGCCCTTCCCATACATAAGTAATGGAATCACCATCGGGATCGGCGGAAGATGCCCGGATAGTAACTGCCGTTCCGGGTGCTACGCTATTTCCGTTTGGCGTTCTGGTAATCACCGGCGTTGACGGTGCGGAGTTGGAAATCGTAAATGTTGTCTGCGCCCATTCCGACACACCGCCGTAATTGTCCTTGGCTCTGACCTGTACGGTGTGCGTGCCTGCCAGATAATAATTATCGGCGGCCTTATTCTGATATTCGTAGGTAATGGCATCGCCGTCCGGGTCGGTGCTGCTGACGGAGAGATTTACCAAAAACTTACCGTTGTTCACAGTTCTTGTTACGCTGGCCTGAATGGTCGGCTTCGTGGGAGCTGCGTTTGAAACGGTGAAGGTGGCAGCCGTCCAGTCAGATACGCCGTCAAACCCATCTTTTGCGCGGACCTTAACGGTATGCGTACCAAGGGCATAATAATTGTCGCTGCTTCTGCCGTCAAATTCATAGGTGATCGGATCGCCGTCCGGGTCTGTGCTGGCGGCAGTCAGGTTCATAAGGAATTTTCCATTTAGATATGTCCTCGTAACCGTAGCGGTCAAAGTCGGCTTTGTTGGGGCGGTATTGGTAACGGTGATGGTCTGAACGGCGGTAAACGCCCTGTCCAGCTCATCGGTTATCGTTGCGGTGAGCGTGTAGCTGCCCGACACATCAACGTGTACCGTGCCGCCGGTATTGCCCAAGCTGCCTTTGAAAAACTCAGAAACTGCCGCTGAATTGCCGTCCTTAGACAGCGACCAAGCGATAGATTTGCCGTTCAATTTTACATCGCTGCCCATATTTACGGCAAAGCTCTGACCACTATGGATAGTGGTCGGCATAGAAAAATTGCAGTTATAAAGGGGATAGATGCTGATTTTCTCACTGTGGCTGAACACTCTGCCCAGCGCATCGGTCATGGATGCGGTCAGGCGGTATTCGCCCACCTCCGGGAAACGGATTTTGCCGCCCTGTGCGTTCAGGGTGCCGCTGACTGCCTGATCCAATGGGATAAGCTCGCCATTCTTCATCAGCGTCCATTCCACCGGCAGCACATTGTTGTTGCCCCTTGTACGCAAATCAATCTGCGTATCGGTATAGCCGTTTTCCAGCAGTTCAAAGGACAGCGTAAGCACAGGCAGGACTTCCACTTTTCCGCTATTAAAGAGGAACACCCGCCCGGTCGGGTCAGTCACACGGGCCTGCAAATCGTATACACCGGCGCGCTTGAAACGAATAGAGCCGCCATTGTTTGTCAGCTTACCGTCTACATAGGTATCCCAATCCTGAAAACCATAGGTATTGTCTACATACCATACCGCTGTTAAGCCCTCCATGTCGGTAAGGACCGTGTTGGCCGACAGCATATCATCTGTGTGGACGGCTTCCGCAAGGTCAAAAGTGATGTTCGGAATCGGATACACCTTGACATTTTTACTGTCGGAGAAAGTGCGTCCGGCCTCATCCATGACAGCGGCGGTAACTGTATAATCTCCTTTATCCGTGAAGCTGATGGTGCCGCCCTCATTGGTCAGTGTGTTTTCGGCAGTCACAGGGATACCGCCTTTTTCCATGCTCCAAGAAATAGGCAGCGTTCCGGCGTTCGTCAGCTTGACAGAGGCCGCCGCCGTGCGGTCGGTATGGGTTTCCTTGGTCAGTTCCATGGAAACGGTGATAACGGGATAGACCGTAACCGGAGCCGTGTAGGTAAAGCTGCGCCCCGTATTGTCCGTAACCGCAACGGTCAGCTCATAGCTGCCCACGGATTTGAAGCGGATTTTACCGCCGTTATCCGTAAGTGTTCCAGTAAAACCGTCTGCCAATGGAAGTGATTTCCCGCCCTTTTTCAAGCTCCAAATGGCGCTTAGTCCATCGGCTTCCTTGAAAGTGGTTTTTACCTCAACCGTGGTATCCGTATGGGTCTTTTCTGGCAGATAAAAGCCGGTTTCCGCAACGGGATATACCACGATACCATCCTCATAGGTGTAGGAGCGCCCCGTTTCGTCCGTAAGCGTTGCTTTGAGAAGGTAACTGCCTTTATCCACAAACCGAACAGATCCGCCCTCATTAGTAAACGTACCCTCCAGCACATCCGCAAGCGGTACGCTTTTCCCATTATGGAGAATCGTCCATTCTGCTTTCATATCCTGCAATTCGCTGGAAGTGACCGATACCGTGACTGCCTTATCGGTGTGAGCGGTTTCCGGCAAGGTAAAGGAAAATGCCGCAACCGGGTACACCTTAATTTCTTCTGAGGCGGAGAACACTCTGCCGGATTTGTCGGTAACAGCAGCGGTCAGCGTATACAAGCCTTTTTCAGGGAAACGAATGCTGCCGCCTTCGTTATCCAGCGTCCCCTCGGCGCAGTCTGAAAGCGTTGCCGCCTGACCGTTCTTGGTCACACTCCATACAACTGAAAGCTCGCCCAGCTCCTTGGTTTCGGCGGTAATAATGGCAGGGGTATCCGTATGAGCTGTTTTCGGCACTTGCAGGCTGAGTTCCACCACCGGCAGCACCTCAATATCCGCCTTGCCGGAAAACTCCCGGCTGGTTTCATCATAAGCGGTGGCTTTCAAGGTGTATTTCCCTTTTTCCTTTAACTGAATGGAGCCGCCTGAATTGGTCAGCGTACCGGTAACGGTATCTGCCCAGCTTACTTCATTCCCGTCCTTATAGATATGCCAGTTAAGCTGCTGTTTTATATTGTCGGAAAGCGTGGTTTTGACCGTAAATGCCTGATCCGTGTTGGCATACGGCTCTGTGGTCACGATGATTTCATACACCGGGTAAATCGTAAGGGTCTTGGTAAAGGTATAGGTGCTGCCTCCATAATTCCTTGCGGCGGCAGTAAAAATGTAACTTCCGGGCTTGGTAATGGTTATTTTCCCGCCATTCTTATCCAAATCGCCTTTGAGAAAATCGCTTTCCTTGGCATCGCCGCCGTCCTGCGCAACAGTCCATTCCAGCGATTTCACATTGCGCAGGGTCGTTTTTACTTCAAATTCCGTACCGGCATGGCTGTATGCCGGGGTGATAATCTCTACCACGGCAGCGGGATAGCTGACATGTCCACCACCTGAACCACTGTCATCATCAGAACGGTCAGGCTTGGTGGGTTTGACTGGCTCCGTCGGCTTTACCGGTTTGGTGGGTTCCGTTGGCTTCACCGGAACGGTGGGGGTCGGTGTGGGCTGTACAGGCTTTACCGGCACAGACGGGTCAGCCGGTTTTGGCGTTGGCGTAACCGGTTTGGGGGTTATGGATGGCTTGGTGGGATTTGATGTGCTATTGTTGTCCTGACCGTCCCGTATTTTACCATCCTCCGATTTTTCATCAGAATTAGAAGAATCAGAGGGGGTATCTGATTCATTGCTGCTCTCCCTATCTTTTGGGAGGGTCACAGTTTCATCATTAGGAACTGCGCTTGGATGATCCGATTCGTCCGTGACTGCCGGACGGTTATCGGATTGGCGGAGCTTCATGGAGCAGCTCCCGATACCGGCAATTAAAATAAGAAGGGCGATTATGGATAGCACCACAACCGCCCGTTTGGTTTGAGGGTTCATTTTTTTCTTCATTATAAATCCTCCCGATTATATTCATTTTCCTGTTCAGGGGCATAGCCCTGTTCTTCCTGCGGCAGCATACACTCCGCTTTATGAATGATTTTATCAAGCAGATGGCTGCGGTCGGGGTCATTTTCCATTCCGGCCTGCACAGCCAGAGAGCAGATTTCGCGCATTTCTTCTGTTGTAAAAAGCGGGGTACAGTCCTGCTTGAAATACTGCAAAATCGAGCGTTCTTCTGCACTCATGCCGAATAAGGCGCCTCTGAAATGGCGCTCCTGATAAGCCTCCCTTCCAACGATCAGTTCCTTGGAGCTGTCCGGGTAAAGGGCATAGCAGGCAAGGCCGTTCCTTACCGCCTTTTTTGCATCCACCGGGCCGGTCAGCATCAGATCATCGGCGGTGTAGCCGTAATCGTGGAGCCGGTCATGCTCCAGCCGCTTTACATAGGCATCAATCTCCATCGGTTCGGCAGCGTCCCAAAATAAGCCGTGGGCCAGGGTAGCGGCACGGGACAGTGCATAGGGGTCTGACACAAGAAAAGACACACGCTCCACTGTCCCATAGCGCTGTGCAATGGATTGAAAGTTCTGATCGTATTCCTGGTAAGAAAAAGTACGGCAGCCATTGGGATTCTTGAACACCATTTCCACCGCAGACGGTTCAAAGGAGTGGGTGCAGAGATAGTCCAAATGCTTCTGATAATCCAGCTCCACAATATCGCCCATAACCTTTTCATCCCGCATACCCTTCAGCTCAATCCAAAAGGTTTTGACATGCTCGCTTTTGTTCCCGGCGCCATAAAAGTTCCATGTGTTGTGCTGACTGGTTCTGCGGATGTAGACCTCCGGTTCCGCAAAGCACCAAGTCCCACCGCTGCGGCTCATCCAGAAAAAATGCCGTTCCGCATTGCGGTCAGCGGCCGCCGCCCGGAGCTTTTCCACATCATATCGAAAATCCGACTGGTAGTAATCTGTGTTCTTTTCCATGATTCTTTGCAGGGTTTCCAGCACATTTACATTTAGAAAGCTGGCATTGCTGCGCAGGGCATAGCCCTGTCCTTTCAGACCATCCCGCAGCTCCGCCATAATATCCTCACGCCGTCCCCGGACGGAACTGCCGTTATACCGCATCCTGTCCACAAAATCCTCGCCCATATCCGCCGAAAACAAACGCAGGCCGTTGCCATGGGGAAGGACAAAGTGGCAGATGGATTCCGGTTGTTCCTCACCGGAAAGCACTGCTTCAAAAATGTCTCGCAGATTACCCTCCGATACAGGATTGTTTTGTCGGATTTCATGGATTTTTTCGCGGGGCAGGGTAAGCGTCCACAGGGAAAAATCGTCCGGGCCGAATTTGGTCAGGGTGTTGATCTGGCTATATTCCATGTTCGTCCTCCTGCTCCTGTGCATTCTCCTGCGTAATGACTTCTGGGGGCAGATTGCCCTCCAGCTTTTCTATAACGGTATGCAGTTCCTGTTCGCTCTCAAAGGTCAGGTCATCGTCATTCTTTCCGCGAAATACACAGGACTGATACAGAACCGTCATTTCTTCCCCCGTGAAAAGCTGGTTTTCGTCAATCAGGCCGGAGCGCACGATAAAATCCTTCAGCGCGCCCTCATAATTGGTTTCATAGTAGTGTCCGAGGGTCACGCCGCTGCGGTCATAATCGTACTGCCATGTGACAAAGCGGATTTCGTTGTCCTCGGACTGCGTGGCGGCAAGAAGATGGTTGCCGAACTCCGAAATCAGACGGAAATCCCGAACGCTCTTACAATCCAGCGGCTTTGCGTTCAAATACAGGTCATAGCGATTTTTCAAGTCTAACAGCAGACTGTGAAGCTCATTCCGTTCTGCCACATACGGACTGTCCCGCCAGAAACGCATGGAGCCGGTCTTTTCAAATTGGCAGATTTCCTCCTGTCCCTTAAAAGTGGTAAGCAGGAGCTTTAGGTCGTGTTCGTCCGCTTCCTTGCGGACAGAGTAGCCCATAGCGGCTGCCTTTTTTGAAAAGAGCGCCGCCAATTCAGGGATAATATCGTGCTTCAAAAAATCCCTCCTATCTCTCCATTTCTTCTGAATCTACTTCGATTGATTCGTTTTCCATTTCCAGCAGACTTTTTCGGAACGCCGGAAAGTCCTCATCTGTAATGCCGTAATCGCGCCAAGCGTTCCAATCAGGAAGCGGGGGCGCATCCTCCGCGGTCAGCTCGGAGTAATCGGTTATGGCCACTATTTCCGGTATATAGTGTTCGCCCATCTGCATAGGGGCAAGAACAGGAATAAGCTGGGTAGCTAAGTAGTTTTGATCGTAGCACTTGTCAATGAACCCCAGCCGGGTATTCAAAAGAAAATGCCCCTCCAAGGTTTCCATGGTAATTTTAGGTGCAAGGGGATATTTTGCGATAAAGGCAGCTATGTTTTCTGCATCCGCCTTGATGCAAATCTGTATATCCTCGTCCAGCCCCAATGTGTAAACGGCTAAGTATTTCTGATTCATACATTCCTCCTACCTCTCAAATTCATTTTCTTCCTCATCTTCAGATGCGTACACGGACACCTTTTCCGGCTCAAAGCCCTGACCTGCAGTGTTGGAGAACCACTGCGACATAAAATCCTTCAAGTCCTGTACCATAGACGGCTTTGCCTGTGCCGTTTCATAAAAAAGCCCTACGTTGTCCTGTAAGAACGATGTAGGGTGAATGGAAAGGTTCTGTTTGTCGATGGTAAAGGTGATTTCCGGGTCGCGCATGGCGTCACCGTTTTGCTTGTAGTAGTGAGCGATACTGTACTCACCGCCGCCGATGGCCTCCAGTACCAAATCCTCAAAGCCGTCGCTTTTCAGCTTCATATAATAGGCGTCCCCATCCAGAATGGGGCTTGCGAATACCGCCAGCTTCTGATACAGCTTTTGCTCTAATGCAAGCCGTGATGGTGGGGGCTGTGTCCTGATGGGGGTGTTTTCCTCGCCGTCCGGGTCATAGTCCAATACCTCCATGCCGTCCTCGTCCGGCTCTAAAATCTCATCGGCACTGTCCTTAAACTCCAAGGCAAGGTCAAGCTCCACCTTTTTCCGCTGGAGCTGCGCCAGCTTTTCCTCGCCCAGGAACGGTTTCTGGCTTTCCAGCCTTGCCGCCTCAAGCTGCCGGTGCAAATCCGCAAGCTCCGCTTGGCAAACCTCCAAATCACCGGCAATATGCTCCGCCAGATTTTCAATACGGGTGATGTTGCCAAGGGCGGACTCTCCCATATCGGTGGCATAGCTGCGCTGTCCGTCCAAAACAATCCGAACGCCGCTCATCATGCCCCGGTGCAGGGAAACTGAAAAGCCCGCATAGCTGCCCATATCCAGAGTATCGCCTGTTTGCCTCCCCAGCTTGCGGGCGCGTACCATAAAGTGTTCGGCGGCTTTGGTTCTCTCATCATGGGTTCTGCCGTCAATCACCATCTGAAATTCAGCCGGTTTATTTTGTCGGTAGGCTTCAAGGTCGGCGGTCATTTTTACAATCTTCTTTTCCGTACTTGTAATTTCATTCGGATACCGCTTGGAAATATCGTATTGCAGGCTATTGCGCTTGCTCTGCCATGAGGATTTCAGCACCGTCAGGCGGCTGATTTCGTTATCCGTTTCCATCTTTTCCTTAATCCTTGGGTCAGAAACGGCAAGGGCCTTGAACTCGGCGTACTGGAGCATGGTGCTGTCCACGTCCTCACAGCTTCTGAGGGTGGAGCGGCCGGTCATGATCTGGCTGATATACCGCTGTTTTTGCTCTAAAATCTGCCACAGGTAGGCATCAAAGGTCTGTTCCGTAATGTAGTTGAAAATGGAAATCTCGGGGTTGTCGTTGCCCTGACGAAGAATGCGTCCGTTGCGCTGAATCAGGTCGGAGGGGCGCCACGGCACATCTAAATGATGGAGCGCAATCAGCTTATTTTGCACATTCATACCGGTTCCCATCTTGCTGGTGCTGCCCATCAGGATACGGATTTCACCGGTGCGGACCTTTTCAAAAAGCTGTTCCCGCTGTACATCCGTCCGCGCATCATGAATGAAGGCAATTTCCTCCGACTTTACGCCCTGTGCAATCAAAGCGTCTTTGGTTGCCTCGTAAAAATTAAAACTGCCGTCACCCTTTGGAGTCCCCATATCACAAAAGATAAGCTGGGCCAGCCGTTTCTCTGCGGTTTCGTGATAGATTTCCGCAGCCTTTCGGGCGCAAACATTAAGCTTGGTATTGGGATCGTCCGGCAAGTCCGGGTCAATGGCTCTTGGGTCGGTGGAGAGCAGGCGGGCTTCCAGCGTGAGCTTTAGAAAATTATCCTCAGAGCTGTCCACCTCGCCGTTTCGGATTTTCTCCGCCCGTTCCCCAAGCTCCATAACGATGCGTTTCTTCTCCGGGGTGATTTCCGTCTTTACGATCTGCACCGCGCCGGTTTTTAGCTTTGGTGTCGGCAAATCCAGCATATCGGCTGTTTTGATGTCGGCAATCATCAGGAACATATTCATGAGTTCCGGCAAATTGTGAAACTTCGCAAACCGGTTCTTCATCTGATAGCCGCTGCCCTCCGGCTTGATTTCCAGAGAGGACTCAATCACGCCGTAGGTGCTTGCCCAGCTATCAAACATCAGCAGCCCGCGATCTTCCAGCGCCTTCGGCTGCAAGGTTTTTTGCAGTACATACAGCTCCGCCATGGTGTTGGAAATAGGCGTACCGGTAAGATATACCACACCTTTACCATTGTTCAGGTCATTGATGTACTGGCATTTTTGGTGCATATCCATGGCACGCTGGCTGCTGATACCGGTAATGCCTGCCACATTACGCATTTTGGTGTAAGAAAAGTTGTTTTTATAGGCATGGGCCTCATCCACAAACAGGGCGTCCACACCTAATTCCTCAAAGCTGACAACATCGTCTTTCTTCTCAGCCTTGAACAGCCGGTCATACCGGAATTGGAGATTGGATTTGAAAATCTCCATCTGCTTGAGTGGCCAGTCCTTACCGGCATTGGCTTTTTGCTCCGCAATGGCGTCGGTGATCGCCTCAATTTCCGCTTCCATCGCCGCAAGCTGCCGTTCTCTGGATAAGCCGATTAGTTCAAAGCTGCTGTGCCCCATAATAACGGCGTCGTATTCACCGGTGGCAATCCGGCTGACAAAACGGCGGCGGTTCTTTTTCTCAAAATCCTTTTTCTCCGCTACTAAAATATTGGCGTTGGGGTACATTTTCATATAGTGGGTTGCCCATTCACCTACAAGATGATTCGGCACGGCATACAAAGGCTTGTGAATGGCTCCCAGTCGCTTCATTTCATACCCCAGCCCGATTGCGGCATAGGTTTTTCCGGCGCCCACCTCATGGGCCATCAGCAGATTGCCGTCCCCGTAAAGACCGTGGGCGATTACATCTCGCTGGTGCTTGCGCAGAGTAATTCCCTCCGCCATATCAGGCAGGAGCAGATCATCACCGTTGTATTCACGGGGTCTGATGTTATTAAAACGGTCATTGTAGAGCTTGGTCAGGTTTGCGCCGCGCTCCGGGTCGGCAAACAGCCAGCTTTCAAAGGCCATTTTGATTTCGGCCTGTTTTTCACGGGCCAGTATGGTTTCCTTTTTATTGAGAACATATCTGGTCTTTTCCTCGCCGGTATCCGGGTCAATGTAGTCTACCGGGTCTTTGACCTCCACAGGGCGCAGATTCAGGGTGGTTTCCAGTATGTCATAGGCGTTCATCCGGTCTGTGCCATAGGACTGGTTGACCGTGACGGAGGTGCGTTCTGTACTTTTGCTGGTAATGTGGTAAGCGCCGCTGTAACGGGAAAATTCAAGGAAAATGCCAAACCGTCCCTCCTGATTACCCGGTGCGGTCTGGAAGGTATCGTACATAAATTGCTGGTAAATCTCCGGTGGAATCCATGTGGAACCCAACGTAAAGCTGATGTCCTGCGGGGTCAGTGGAACCGGCTGCACCAGCTTGAGGGCGTCCACGTTGCGGCTGAACCGTTCCGGTTCTTCCTCCGCCTTTAAGATGGCGGCCGTCAGCTTATCCCTCACATAACCGCTTAAATACTCGTCAGCGGTTTTCCAGCCGGTATGGGGATTGCCGGTGTAATCCTCCGGGTCCTGGTAAATCCTATCGCCCAGCTCCGCTATGATTTCATCCGGGGTGGCCTTGCAGTGGTCGGGACGCTGATAGAGCCAGGACATATAGGCAAGGTCAACTTTGCCCTTAACATTTAGGGAAACCATCAGGGCTTCCTCTGCGGAATGGACCGTTTTTGGCATAACCTTGGGCTTAATGGTGGCCTTATAGAAAATAGCGGTCTTATCCCATGTGTCCTTTTGATCTTTCTTTTCCGCTTCAATGGACCGGAGCAGCGGCGCATTGGCGTCCCTCGAAAACGCCATGACATTGGCGTAGGAATTGAGATACCCCTGCTTTTTGACAAAGGCATCATAAACTTGATTCAGATGGGCGATATGCTCCTGAAGCTGCTTTTCATATTCCATCGTGGGCAGCTCATGGAGGTCGGCATATTCGCTGTTCTGGAAATCGATCAGGCTGCGAATGGCTGCCGTAATGCCCAGCATACCCCGGATACGCTCGGCTTTCCGTCCGGTGATATTCTGCTTATACATCCGGGAATTCTCACGGTAATACAGCTCACTATCCATCAGCCCATAGCTGAAATTGCGCACGTTAGGGTCGGCAGGGATAGACTCCGGCAGCATTTCCTTTTCGTCCTCGTATTCCGAGGTGGCTTCGGTATATTCGCCGTCCAGATAGGAAATGGCGCGCTCCAGCCGTTCGTTCAAGTCCTCACCGGGTATGGGGTGGCAGACGGTGGTCTTTTCGTTGCCGAACATGGATTCATCAAATACCATTTCGCCCAGCACCATTTCCGGGTGGTCGATAAAATAGCGGTTCATAGGGATGCCGTCTGCGTTCTGCTCCACAGAAAGCCATGGGCTGTTTTCCTCGTCCGCTACGATTTCCCGTTCCCGCTTTTTAAGGAACAGAATATCCGTGGTGGCTTCCGTTCCGGCCACTTGCTTGAAAGCGTTATTCGGCAGACGAATGGCACCGATCAGCTCGGCTTTCCCGGCAATGTATTTGCGCATTTTGGAATTTGCCTTGTCCATGGTGAATTTGGAAGTGATCAGCGCCAGCATACCGCCCGGACGAACCTTATCCAGTGACTTGGCAATAAAATAATCATGGATGGGGAGATTATATTTGTTGTAGCGCGGGTCATCTACCTTAATGGCATTGAAAGGCACGTTGCCCACCATGACATCAAAGAAGTGATCGGAAAAGGCCGTCTGTTCAAAGCCAGCCACTTGAATATCCGCGTCAGGGTAAAGGTGCTTGGCAATATGGCCGGGGATGGGGTCGATTTCACAGCCGTAGAGCTTGGAACCGTCCATGCTGTCCGGCAGGACAGAGAAAAAGTTTCCTGTGCCAAGGGCAGGGTCTAAGATATTGCCGCCCCGAAATCCCATGCGTTCCAAGCCTTTATAAATGTGGCTGACAACGCTTTGCTCCGTGTAGTAGGAGGTCAGGGTGCTTTTCTGCGCTGCCTGAAATTCCTCGTCGGTGAGCAGGCTTTTGATTTCATCAAATTCTTTTTCCCATCCGCTTTTATCCGGTGTCAGGGCATTGGCAAGGCCGCCCCAGCCCACAAACCGGGCAAGGGTAATCTGTTCCTCGGCGGCAGCAATGCGCCCCTGTGCCTGCAATTCTTTCAGCAGGCGGATGGCCTCAATATTGTTTCTGCACTTGGTTTTCGGGCCGCCGTCATATAAATGATGGTCGGGGGAATAGTGGTAATTTAAGCCCTCCCCCCATGCACGGGCATGGAAATCATCCATAATGGTATGGCTGTATTCATCATTGGACTGATTGACAAGGGTGACAGCGTGGATTGCCGCCTTGGTTTCTTCGCTGTCATCACCGCTTTGTACCGCCTCCACCACCATAGAAGCAAGCTCGCCCTCGGTATAATGGTCTTTCAGCGGCTTGCAGTCCGCAATTTCAGATAGCGGTACACGCTCCGTAATTTTCAGGCGGTTCAGGTTCTTGAGCTGGGCAATATCACCGATTTCCACCGTGCGGCCGTCGTGCAGAAATCTAACGATTTCAAATACCCGGTCATGGTAATAGATGCGCTCACCCTCCGTAAACGGCAGGGCCTGCGGCTCATCGGCATTTCCGTCAATTACGCTGTCATTATTATCGTCCGCGCTGTCCTCATAGCTGTCCTGTGAAGCGAGAGCCATATCGAAAAGGGTAAGCTGCCTGTCAGGGGATTCCTGTACCGGTTCAGGGGCAGGGATATAAACGGTTCTGCCCTCGGCTTCCAGTTCCGCTTTATCGTCCTCCGTCAGATACCTGTCCTGCCGGATCAGGTCAGCGATACCGCTTTCCACCCGATTCCACGAAAGGACCTCATGCAGTTCCAACGTGCCGGACCGGTAATCAATCGCCAGCCCTTTCGGAGTGGACTCCAAGTGCCACTGACCGCCGTTTCCCGGACTACGGTAGCAGCCATAGGAGTTGTATTCCTTTCGGATAAATGATGCCCGGTTTTTCTTGGCAGGCATGGACAGCACCGCTTGGCATATCCGCTGTCTGCCGCCCTGTTTGCCGCTTCCGTGCTGAAGGTATTCGTCAATAATCCGCTGTCTGTCCTGTTCGGATAAATCAGCGGATACGATAGTTTCCTCCGGCTCCGATTCATCATTGTCCGATACGCCCCGCATTTCGTCTATTTCATCCGGTATTGAGAAATCGTCAATCATGCTGTCTGCGGAACTGAACGGATATGCGCCTATCAGAATCAGGCTGTCTATACGGTTTGTAAGCTCTACATAGCTGGCGGCAAACTGCTGTCCCTCTGTTTCAAAGGTCAATCCCTCACTGTCGGCAAGGATATGCAGATAATCGCCGGTTTTTGTAACGTATTCCGTATCCAGCTTGCCGTAAAAGGCTTTCAGGATTTTTGCTTTCGTGGTCTGCTTATGGCCGCCCTCAAAGAATTTATGGATTTCCGATACCCATTCCCGCGTATCAGGAGTAATGTCATCGGCGCACAGCACCACATCAATAAGGTCAGAGATTTCTTCCTTGTCGAGCGTTGATGCAAAGGAAGTGGTTTGAATATCCATGGGCTGTACGTTTAAATCAGGCACCGGCGTGATGGGCATATCTACGCTGGCAGCTTTCTGCTCAACCCCTGCCATTTGTTTTTCGTAACGTTCGATGTCCTGCGTTGTCAGCCAATTCGGTTTTTCAAGTACGGCATTGTAAAGCTCCCACATCTTGGCGATTTGGTTTTTTACGTTTCCCGCCCATAAATGCTTTTCATGTCCTTGCCCTGCGCCTAAGAAATATTCACAATCAGATTGCAGGCGGCTCAATAGCTGATACGAAAAAGACGTGTCTTGTTCCGTTGGCTCTGCTGCTTTTTCCTCCGCAGGGGAGATTTCCTGTGCTGTTTTGGGTGGTACAACGAAAAAGCCGCCCACAGACGGCTGTTTACCATCTG
This genomic window from Clostridiales bacterium contains:
- a CDS encoding helicase — translated: MGGFFVVPPKTAQEISPAEEKAAEPTEQDTSFSYQLLSRLQSDCEYFLGAGQGHEKHLWAGNVKNQIAKMWELYNAVLEKPNWLTTQDIERYEKQMAGVEQKAASVDMPITPVPDLNVQPMDIQTTSFASTLDKEEISDLIDVVLCADDITPDTREWVSEIHKFFEGGHKQTTKAKILKAFYGKLDTEYVTKTGDYLHILADSEGLTFETEGQQFAASYVELTNRIDSLILIGAYPFSSADSMIDDFSIPDEIDEMRGVSDNDESEPEETIVSADLSEQDRQRIIDEYLQHGSGKQGGRQRICQAVLSMPAKKNRASFIRKEYNSYGCYRSPGNGGQWHLESTPKGLAIDYRSGTLELHEVLSWNRVESGIADLIRQDRYLTEDDKAELEAEGRTVYIPAPEPVQESPDRQLTLFDMALASQDSYEDSADDNNDSVIDGNADEPQALPFTEGERIYYHDRVFEIVRFLHDGRTVEIGDIAQLKNLNRLKITERVPLSEIADCKPLKDHYTEGELASMVVEAVQSGDDSEETKAAIHAVTLVNQSNDEYSHTIMDDFHARAWGEGLNYHYSPDHHLYDGGPKTKCRNNIEAIRLLKELQAQGRIAAAEEQITLARFVGWGGLANALTPDKSGWEKEFDEIKSLLTDEEFQAAQKSTLTSYYTEQSVVSHIYKGLERMGFRGGNILDPALGTGNFFSVLPDSMDGSKLYGCEIDPIPGHIAKHLYPDADIQVAGFEQTAFSDHFFDVMVGNVPFNAIKVDDPRYNKYNLPIHDYFIAKSLDKVRPGGMLALITSKFTMDKANSKMRKYIAGKAELIGAIRLPNNAFKQVAGTEATTDILFLKKREREIVADEENSPWLSVEQNADGIPMNRYFIDHPEMVLGEMVFDESMFGNEKTTVCHPIPGEDLNERLERAISYLDGEYTEATSEYEDEKEMLPESIPADPNVRNFSYGLMDSELYYRENSRMYKQNITGRKAERIRGMLGITAAIRSLIDFQNSEYADLHELPTMEYEKQLQEHIAHLNQVYDAFVKKQGYLNSYANVMAFSRDANAPLLRSIEAEKKDQKDTWDKTAIFYKATIKPKVMPKTVHSAEEALMVSLNVKGKVDLAYMSWLYQRPDHCKATPDEIIAELGDRIYQDPEDYTGNPHTGWKTADEYLSGYVRDKLTAAILKAEEEPERFSRNVDALKLVQPVPLTPQDISFTLGSTWIPPEIYQQFMYDTFQTAPGNQEGRFGIFLEFSRYSGAYHITSKSTERTSVTVNQSYGTDRMNAYDILETTLNLRPVEVKDPVDYIDPDTGEEKTRYVLNKKETILAREKQAEIKMAFESWLFADPERGANLTKLYNDRFNNIRPREYNGDDLLLPDMAEGITLRKHQRDVIAHGLYGDGNLLMAHEVGAGKTYAAIGLGYEMKRLGAIHKPLYAVPNHLVGEWATHYMKMYPNANILVAEKKDFEKKNRRRFVSRIATGEYDAVIMGHSSFELIGLSRERQLAAMEAEIEAITDAIAEQKANAGKDWPLKQMEIFKSNLQFRYDRLFKAEKKDDVVSFEELGVDALFVDEAHAYKNNFSYTKMRNVAGITGISSQRAMDMHQKCQYINDLNNGKGVVYLTGTPISNTMAELYVLQKTLQPKALEDRGLLMFDSWASTYGVIESSLEIKPEGSGYQMKNRFAKFHNLPELMNMFLMIADIKTADMLDLPTPKLKTGAVQIVKTEITPEKKRIVMELGERAEKIRNGEVDSSEDNFLKLTLEARLLSTDPRAIDPDLPDDPNTKLNVCARKAAEIYHETAEKRLAQLIFCDMGTPKGDGSFNFYEATKDALIAQGVKSEEIAFIHDARTDVQREQLFEKVRTGEIRILMGSTSKMGTGMNVQNKLIALHHLDVPWRPSDLIQRNGRILRQGNDNPEISIFNYITEQTFDAYLWQILEQKQRYISQIMTGRSTLRSCEDVDSTMLQYAEFKALAVSDPRIKEKMETDNEISRLTVLKSSWQSKRNSLQYDISKRYPNEITSTEKKIVKMTADLEAYRQNKPAEFQMVIDGRTHDERTKAAEHFMVRARKLGRQTGDTLDMGSYAGFSVSLHRGMMSGVRIVLDGQRSYATDMGESALGNITRIENLAEHIAGDLEVCQAELADLHRQLEAARLESQKPFLGEEKLAQLQRKKVELDLALEFKDSADEILEPDEDGMEVLDYDPDGEENTPIRTQPPPSRLALEQKLYQKLAVFASPILDGDAYYMKLKSDGFEDLVLEAIGGGEYSIAHYYKQNGDAMRDPEITFTIDKQNLSIHPTSFLQDNVGLFYETAQAKPSMVQDLKDFMSQWFSNTAGQGFEPEKVSVYASEDEEENEFER